In candidate division KSB1 bacterium, the sequence TTTATCAGGATCCAAAACTCGTAAAGAGACTTTTTTGTTCGAATTGTTTTGAAAAAAAGGCTCGTCTTCAATGCCTTCCGATTCCATTTTTGCCATCGCCTGTTCCGCGATACGGCCAGCATGATGCAATAAACCTTCCGGAGAGACTTCCCAATTCAATTTAACTTCACTGGCAAAATGAGCCATGGGATTGGCTTCAATACCCATGCTCGGGATGCCGAGCAATTTTGCTTCGACGAGCGTTGTGCCGGTTCCACAAAAAGGATCGAGCAAAGTTTGATGGGTTTGCAGCCCGAATTTTTCAATATAGTTTTTTACCAAATGCGGCGGGAATGAAAGCACAAAACGATACCAATCATGAACCGGCTGATCCTCCGGTTGCAGCTTGTTCATACTGCCATTGCTGCGGGGCATTTCCAAATGCGTTTTGCCTGCGCTGAAATCTATCGTCTTTGTTAGCCCGTTTTGCACGTTTGAGTAAGTTGCTTTCATCAATCCGTCTTTGACAGAGTTCATCGAAAATTAAAAAATTCATTAGATAGATGAATTAGTCATAGTTGGCCCTTTACGATTTGACTAAAGCCATTCAACGCTCGTCAAAATTTTCATCATCTTCATACTTGTCCTCATCCCGCACCAGCACCAAAATCGCCGATTCCGGCACGACGAGATAATTTTTGCCCTCGAATTTCAACTCCACCGCGGCTTTGCGCAGGAAGATCGCGTAATCACCGACGCGGGTTTGCAGAGGCATGTGCCGCGCCTCACGCCGAACCGGCCGCCACGGCTCATCATCCACTTCTTTGAAATCTGGAAACGGTGTGCCGGGGCCGGTGGCGATCACGCGCCCGCCTTGCACCGATTCTTTCTCAACGACCCATCGCGGCACGTACAGGCCAACCGCGGTTTTTTCCTCACCTTCATCAGGTTCGATGAGTATCCGGTCGCCAACCACAACAAGTTTTGATTTGCGCTTTTTCACGACTTTAACTCCATTACCGCGATAAAAAATCCGCGTTCGTCCATCAAGTCCGCGCGTGTTACCCAATCTCCCTCACAATCCCCCGCATCAACCGCGCAAAAGTCTCACTGATGCGGTTCGCTGTTTCCGTCACTTCTGCATGATCGAGTTTTTGGTGGGAAAGGCCGGTCGCCAAATTCGTGATGCAGGAAATACCGAGCACGTTCATGCGGCGATAAACCGCGGTGATGACTTCCGGCACCGTGGACATTGTCAGCGCATCGGCGCCGAGTCGGCGCGCCATCTGCACTTCAGCGGCGCTTTCGTAGCTCGGACCTTTCGAGGCCAGCAACACGCCGCGACGCAAGGGAATTTGCAGCTCTCGCGCCACGCTCATCGCCACCTCTTGCAGCTCGCGGCTGTAAGGATCAGACATATCCGGCCAGCGCGGGCCCCACTTGTGCTCGTGTTGGCCGCGCAGCGGATTCGCAAACATCAGATTGATGTGATCATCGATCAGCATCAAATCGCCCGGCTTGAACAGCGGATTCACCCCGCCGGCGGCGTTGGTGACGATCAGCTTTTTGACGCCAATCTCGGCCATCAGATGAACCGGAAACGTCACGCGAGAAATGGGATAGCCTTCATACGTGTGAATTCTTCCCTGCATCAGCAGAATCGGCTTGCCTTCAATCTCACCCAACACCCAACGCCCAGCGTGACCTGAAACCGTCGAAACCGGATAGTTCGGAATCACCGAGGTGGAAATGCTCACGGCCTTTTGCGCGGCGTCGGCAAACGGGCCAAGGCCGGAGCCGAGAATCGCTGCGAGCTGGGGGATCGCGCCGACTTTGGTTTTTATAAATGAAGCAGCTTGTTGGAGCAAGTGTTCGTCAACGATATGGTCCGGAACTTGATTTAAATCCGCCATGTCGGAAATTTCTCCAACTTTGAGATTTAAACATAAAGCGCAATCCATAATTTTCGCATGAGCCTTACGTTTTATTCCTCCGGCGGCTCGTAACATTTGCGGCAGCGCGCTTCGTACATGCCTTTGGCGCCGACCACCACGCGCTCTTTCGCGTCGGTGAGACGCTGGGTGTAACTGGCCGGCTCGCCGCATTGCATGCAAACCGCCTGCGTTTTCGTCACCTGCTCGGCGATGGCCATCAGTTGCGGCATCGGCTCGAAGGGCTTGCCGCGATAATCCATGTCGAGTCCGGCGACGATCACGCGCTTGCCCTGCTCCGCCAGTTCGTTGCAAATCTCGACGAGATCGGCGTCGAAAAATTGCCCCTCGTCAATGCCGATCACTTGCGCCTCGTCGCTCTTTTGAAGAATCTCTCTGGCGCTGCGCACCGGAAACGAGGGCAATTTCTGCTCGTTGTGCGAGACGATATGATCATTGCTGTAGCGTTCGTCGATGGCGGGTTTGAAAATCGCCACTTTTTGCCTGGCAATTTCAGCGCGGCGCAAGCGGCGAATCAGCTCTTCAGTCTTGCCGCTGAACATGCTGCCGCAAATAATTTCGATGGAACCGGCGAGTGGATTGGCTGGCATGGCTTGATATGATAGTTTCAGTCTTCCAAATCAATGGTTGTAATAAAGCACTTTGCCTCCGCGACTGATAAGCGAAGTAAAGGTCCGAGGCTCTGAAGTTGCATCTTGATATTGTTCGGGCGTCATCACAATCAGATCCATCGAGACGTGTATTTCACGAGGCAAAAGACGGCGCAGGTAAATCGCTTTTTGGCGATTACTTTTTAGTGATGGATTTTCCCATACGACTAAAAAATCCAAATCGCTTTCCGTATCGGCCTCATCGCGTGCCTGTGAACCAAAGAGAATAATTTTTTTCGGCTGTACAGCGCGGACCCAGGTGTCACGAATAATTGAGATTTCGGGTCGCATAAAACATCTTCTCGAATATTTTTTAAAAAATGAAGGATGAATGCAAGCCCTCTTGCCTTTCACCCTCTCGCACTCTTAACCCTTCCCATTTCTTTTCTCATGCCGCTCTCTAAGCAGCGCTTCGATTTTGGTTTTCAACAAATCAATCGCCACCCAGTTGTAGCCGCCTTCGGGAACGATGATATCGGCATAGCGCTTCGTGGGCTCGACAAATTGCAAATGCATCGGCCGCACCGTTTTTTCGTATTGCTCGATGATGGATTGCACCGTGCGGCCGCGCTCCACCGTGTCACGCTTGAGCCGGCGGATGAAGCGAATATCGGGATCGGTATCGACGTACACTTTGATGTCCATCATCTCGCGCAGGCGCGGATTGTCGAGAATGAGGATGCCTTCCAAAATCACAATATCGTGCGGTCCGGCCCGCCGCGTTTCCGCCCGGCGCGTGTGCGTGGTAAAATCGTAAACCGGAATATCCACCGTCCAGCCGTTCAGCAGCTCCTCGACGTGTTGAATCAGCAATTCCGAATCAATGGAATTGGGGTGATCGAAATTCTGCGCCGCGCGCTCCTCGAAGCTGAGATGGTTCAAATTTTTGTAATACGAATCCTGCTGCAAAACCACCACCCGGTCGGAGCCGAGCTGCTGAATCATGTGTTGCACCACCAGCGTCTTGCCGGAGCCGGTGCCGCCGGCGACGCCAATCAAAATCCCTCGCGCCATTTTATCTTTGTTTCAAAAAATGTTCGTCAAACGCCTCGGGCAGCAAATTTTTCAGTTCGACGCTGTGCACGTTGCCGTGTCTGTTGATGCAGACAATTTCCAGATTTTTTGCATAATCCCACAAAACCTGCCGGCAGGCGCCGCACGGCGTGCAAAACTCCTCGGTGTCGGCCGCCACTGCCAGGCGCGTAAATTCGCGCTCGCCTTCGGAAAGCGCTTTGAATATCGCAACGCGCTCGGCGCAGCAGGTCAAGCCGTACGAGCTGGATTCGATATTGCAACCGGCATAAATCTTTCCGGCGGCCGTTTCAATCGCCGCGCCGACGTGAAAATTGGAATAAGGCGCCAAAGCTTGCAATTTGGCTTGCTGCGCCGCCGTAATGAGCATGTCCATTTTTACAATTTGCCAAGAATATAAAAATTCTCAACCAAAATTCAAAATTTGGCTGAGAAAAAAAATCCGAGCCCGAAAAGTCGAGCTCGGATCAAGTTTGATAAGTTTTTTTCATGTCATTCCGGCGGAATCTTTTCGCGAAGTTAGATGACACTTGTAAATGCCAAAAAAGATTCTGCCAAATGAACGTTCGACTGATCTGGCGAGATTCGCGCTGCTGGGTTAGTCTCATCGACATGACGGCTTAAAGTAACCGTCCGTTCGTCGCTTAAAAAGGCAAATCTTCACGGTCCGCTTGCGGCGGTGGCGGAGCCAAGTCGTCGGAAGGTATTGGAATATCCGGAGCACCACTTCCTTCTTTGCGATCCAGCATTTGAAGATTTTGGACCACGACTTCGGTGGTGTAGCGTTTATTGCCGTCTTTGTCATTCCACGAACGAGTTTGCAGACGGCCTTCCAAGTAAACGAGCCGGCCCTTTTTGAGGTACTCTGCGGCTATTTCCGCAAGTTTGTTCCATACGACGATGCGGTGCCATTCCGTCTTTTCCTGTTGATTGCCTTCCTTGTCTTTGTACGTCTCATTCGTGGCTACACTAAATGTCGCCACTGCGGCTCCACCCGGCGTGTACTTCAATTCCGGATCGCCACCTAAGTGACCAATCAGCATGACTTTGTTAAGACTACGGGCCATAAAAGCCCCCTTTCCTGAAAAAAAGTTCAAACTCTTTCCCGGCGTTTCAGTGCTGCGCCGAAGTCTGCCGAGCATGAATTGTAGAGAAGATTAACAAATTTTTTTGTCGTTGTCAAGTCTTTTGTTGCGTTTTAAAAACTATCGTTTGCCTTGCAAAAATTCCTCCGCTTCTTTCACATCATCGTGGCTGCCGATAATCAGCGGCGTGCGCTGGTGCAAGTCGGTCGGCTGAATATCCAAAACCCGCTGCTGGCCATTGCTCACCGCGCCGCCGGCTTGCTCGACGATGAGACCCAACGGATTGGCCTCATAAAGCAGGCGCAATTTGCCTTTCGGACTCTTCTTATCCGCCGGGTAAAGAAAGATGCCGCCATAAAGCAAATTGCGGTGAAAGTCCGACACCAGAGAGCCGATGTAACGCGACGAATAGGGTCGACCGGTCGCCTTGTCGGGTGTTTTCAAATGCTCGATATAGCGCCGCGTGTTGTCATCCCAATTGTGGGTGTTGCCCTCGTTGATGCTGTAAATTTTTCCGCGTTTGGGAATTTGAATATTCTCGTGCGACAACAAAAACTCGCCGACAGTCGGATCGAGTGTAAAGCCGTGCACGCCGAGTCCGGCCGTGTAAACCAAAAGTGTCGACGAGCCGTAGATGACATAACCGGCGCCGATTTGTTTCGAGCCGGGCTGCAGGCAGTCTTCCAACGTGCCGCGCTCGCCGGGGCTGATTTTGCGATGAATCGAGAAAATCGTGCCGATGCTGACGTTGGCGTCGATGTTGGACGAGCCGTCGAGCGGATCGTACAGCAGAACGTAATGACCGCATTTGAACTCTTCGGGAATGGGGATAATGTCTTCGCGCTCTTCGCAGGCCATGACGCACAAGCGGCCGGTGTGATCCATGGCGCGAAAAATCACCT encodes:
- a CDS encoding co-chaperone GroES family protein; translated protein: MKKRKSKLVVVGDRILIEPDEGEEKTAVGLYVPRWVVEKESVQGGRVIATGPGTPFPDFKEVDDEPWRPVRREARHMPLQTRVGDYAIFLRKAAVELKFEGKNYLVVPESAILVLVRDEDKYEDDENFDER
- a CDS encoding purine-nucleoside phosphorylase, with the protein product MADLNQVPDHIVDEHLLQQAASFIKTKVGAIPQLAAILGSGLGPFADAAQKAVSISTSVIPNYPVSTVSGHAGRWVLGEIEGKPILLMQGRIHTYEGYPISRVTFPVHLMAEIGVKKLIVTNAAGGVNPLFKPGDLMLIDDHINLMFANPLRGQHEHKWGPRWPDMSDPYSRELQEVAMSVARELQIPLRRGVLLASKGPSYESAAEVQMARRLGADALTMSTVPEVITAVYRRMNVLGISCITNLATGLSHQKLDHAEVTETANRISETFARLMRGIVREIG
- a CDS encoding thymidine kinase encodes the protein MPANPLAGSIEIICGSMFSGKTEELIRRLRRAEIARQKVAIFKPAIDERYSNDHIVSHNEQKLPSFPVRSAREILQKSDEAQVIGIDEGQFFDADLVEICNELAEQGKRVIVAGLDMDYRGKPFEPMPQLMAIAEQVTKTQAVCMQCGEPASYTQRLTDAKERVVVGAKGMYEARCRKCYEPPEE
- a CDS encoding nucleotidyltransferase domain-containing protein, which translates into the protein MRPEISIIRDTWVRAVQPKKIILFGSQARDEADTESDLDFLVVWENPSLKSNRQKAIYLRRLLPREIHVSMDLIVMTPEQYQDATSEPRTFTSLISRGGKVLYYNH
- the udk gene encoding uridine kinase, which encodes MARGILIGVAGGTGSGKTLVVQHMIQQLGSDRVVVLQQDSYYKNLNHLSFEERAAQNFDHPNSIDSELLIQHVEELLNGWTVDIPVYDFTTHTRRAETRRAGPHDIVILEGILILDNPRLREMMDIKVYVDTDPDIRFIRRLKRDTVERGRTVQSIIEQYEKTVRPMHLQFVEPTKRYADIIVPEGGYNWVAIDLLKTKIEALLRERHEKRNGKG
- the cdd gene encoding cytidine deaminase, translated to MDMLITAAQQAKLQALAPYSNFHVGAAIETAAGKIYAGCNIESSSYGLTCCAERVAIFKALSEGEREFTRLAVAADTEEFCTPCGACRQVLWDYAKNLEIVCINRHGNVHSVELKNLLPEAFDEHFLKQR
- a CDS encoding single-stranded DNA-binding protein, with the protein product MARSLNKVMLIGHLGGDPELKYTPGGAAVATFSVATNETYKDKEGNQQEKTEWHRIVVWNKLAEIAAEYLKKGRLVYLEGRLQTRSWNDKDGNKRYTTEVVVQNLQMLDRKEGSGAPDIPIPSDDLAPPPPQADREDLPF
- the fbp gene encoding class 1 fructose-bisphosphatase — protein: MPTKRLVTIERHIIEQQKQFPQATGEFSALLYDIAFAAKVISREVRRAGLADILGYTGAENVQGEEVRKLDEFADEVIFRAMDHTGRLCVMACEEREDIIPIPEEFKCGHYVLLYDPLDGSSNIDANVSIGTIFSIHRKISPGERGTLEDCLQPGSKQIGAGYVIYGSSTLLVYTAGLGVHGFTLDPTVGEFLLSHENIQIPKRGKIYSINEGNTHNWDDNTRRYIEHLKTPDKATGRPYSSRYIGSLVSDFHRNLLYGGIFLYPADKKSPKGKLRLLYEANPLGLIVEQAGGAVSNGQQRVLDIQPTDLHQRTPLIIGSHDDVKEAEEFLQGKR